A window of Gossypium hirsutum isolate 1008001.06 chromosome D13, Gossypium_hirsutum_v2.1, whole genome shotgun sequence genomic DNA:
TATAAGTACCTTGGAAAGATAAAATTCCCAATATGTCAAGTACTTAAATGGCAAATATTCTGCTGAACAAAGATGATAAGACGTTACAAAAATTCGAACTATTCCATTATTCAGTGCATTCAAAGTTTCAGAATAGAGAGATGAATACAGTTAGCAGTAGGAAGCAAATACAGACAATTGCCACATTTTCAGTCATCGTAGCTATAAACTTAGTTATTCATAAATCGTGCCTGCCATTTGCAGCCCAAAtacacatacacacatatatatatttaaaaaaaagtagcaCTTTATAGTGTTGGTTGCGACTGAAGAAATTCAAACATACCATCAAAACCCTCCAAGATGCAAGGGTTGCCAGAATCTTCAGTGGCCTTCAAAATTTCTGCTCGAGCTGCCAGTAAGCCATAATGCAAATAACTGTACACAAGAAAGCCATAAGcatataactaaaatataaagattataaAAATGACAGAATAGAGACCTGTCTGATAAGACTGCAGAAGGAATCACAAGCCATTAAGATTTCTTTTTATAGTCAATTTCAAATCATTAATAGAATCCTATTTTGTTAAAATGGAGGGTACCTGTGTACATAGAGGTAATATTTTGATCCCTTGAGATacatttcatttacataattgTCCTGTCCAGCTGGTACACTTGGAGCCCTTGAAGCAGCATTCTCGGAGATGGCATACGCCATTTGAACAGATCCACCACCAAGATCAACTATGCCAACTGTGTCTTGATATGTCCTTCCCAAATTCCCTAGTAGGTAATTTATTGTCACCTATAAAAGAAGATGGAGGTTAAGAAAGTCCAAATTAGGTCCATTGGCTCAATCAGTAGGAAAAATTGCAACGGAGCCTAGCCCCTGACAGCATGTAAATACTTCATTCTAGTTTCCCTAAGTTACCCCAGAGAAACCCCTCGGATTTCTCCAGTTGGCTCCGGCACCACCATGAAATCATCTTAAGCAAGACTGATCATGTTGACCAGTTATAAGATTAAAATATCAAGTAGTCCTTGTACTTAGTCAAAAGtacaatttaatccattataTTACAGAATTGAGTCCTTCAATCTCTTCCATGTTTGACATTGGAGAAATAAGTAAAGTCGATAGCAATGTTAACAGGAAACCATCTTAAAGCTAGCATAGACCCCCGAAATCTGGCAATAATATTGATCTCTAGATAGAATTGAAGTAGCAACATTTTTTCAATTAAGAACTTACATATTGTCGGATTGCAACTCATGTACAACTCATGTACTTTGTAAGATTTGAGAAGAAAAGTCCACATcagcatttaaataattttacatcAATATTGTTATCAATTTTACTTGTTTGCACCTATATCAAATGCTTAAAGATTAAATTACTCGGTTCTAtaatacaaggattaaattgcattttagctaTAATATAGGGATCGCCAAGATACTCTAACCCCAGTTACAGTATGCAAAGTAAAAGCAAATATAAAAGTACAAGAAAATTCAGCATATCATACCCACTCATAAGAACCTTCTTGAGAGCCGTCCAGAATTTTGACCCCATTTGCCTCGGATTTAAGGGTGCTTCTACTTTTCAAAAGTTCCCTAACctaaatacatatttaaattGCATTAGCTTGAGGAAATGGTAAAGTAAATGTTGTGGCCATAACAAACATGTATCCGAAAATAAAATTACCGATTGCAAAATTTTATCAGATGCCTCGCCTCCTAATGCCCTCAGACCAGCAGTTGCCTACACACAGAGTCCCATTGTTCAGCAAATTAAAAGGCTTAGAATGCATAACGCATGAAAGTAATACCTACCCCAACTCTCACAGGGGTCTTTGATCGTAAATCTAGTGGAACAACACTTTCTGCCTTGTCAAGAAGTGAAGTTAATGAATTTGCAGCAGCCTGTGGATCTTTTGCATAGTAGCTCAAACCTGGTTTAAGCTACAACAAAACAACACACTTAAAACTAATTAATACTTCGACAAAAACCTCcataaaattgaagaaaatgttCCACAGCACACAAGTAAAATGGTACCTTGAAAAGAGATCAAAGAATTGatgttttaaactttttttttttgttcaattcaaGTAAAATCCTTTTCTAGAGGATACAAGTTAAAATCCTACCTTACAATATTTGAGTCAAACCATGTCACAAttcacaaatatcaaataaaggTCACAAATATAATCTCCCCCCCCctccaacaaaaaaaaaagctatgaaataggaaaaataaaaccCATACTATGCCATTGAATTACCATATAAATTATCATCGTAAAGTCACGGTTCTCATCCAAATTCCAGATTTAAATCCACAAGTACATCATCGACAAAACTCCATTCCAAGAAAATATAATTCGGTCTGAAAAATTACTAActgggaaaaaaataaattacctgTTCAAAAAGCTCTAAATCAGAGCCAATTGGAACAAGATCCAAAATCTGATCAAAACAATAAACATGAACTCGACTCCCGGAACTCCCCGCATCAAAAATCACCGCATAATTCCTATTCCCTCTGGAATTCGCCCCTACTCTCCTGCTATTTAACTCGATCTCCTCCAGCACGGCAGCATCAGACGCCGATTTCCCCGGCATGACGtataaaaaaaaggttataaGAACGATAGGGATGGATATGACCAGAAGAACGCCTCGGTACTTATGGATCTTGTCGGAGATGGAGTCATGCCTCGCCATTGAACGCTTGATCATCTTTTCTAGGTGATCGTCGGTGCCGTTTCCGGTCGGAGATAATGAGCCTCCGTTTGGACCGGACTCGAGGAGCTCGGCTGAGGATGGTGTTCGGTACCTGATCTGGCCGTTGCCGGTGGAAGCCGGTAATGGCTCCAGATCTTCCAGGTTTCTGAATTTCGGTATCTtcgaatttataataaatttaaccttaaaaaacacaaaaaattaaaaaaaataatctgTGAAATTATGATGTGATTTTGAAAGGATTGGtattgaaaaggaaaagaagggaaagagaaAATGTAGAGGGAGGGATTTGGGGAGGAAACGAAGGGAATGGAAATAGAGTAGGGAGGGagaaattattttgttatataGAGATATACATCGTAATATGCCGATTGTTGATGACAGTGAGTgatttcatacatgtaaaatgataaataaagagATACTAcattttacttttaaatatttatttataatattttaatttttgttgggtgaaattattaaagtaaaacattattattaaggaattaaaaaattaattatgaaagttaattagtgaataaatttaaaaatacaaataaatcttTTTTAAGTTCTAtggaaattaataaatattaatagtgtatattatgaattatatttttaatgataattatgtgaatattttaattaatataaaattgtataaataaattaaaaatacataaatattgaaGAAATAAACACACACGTGGTAacatgattaaatttaatatccaacaattttattttggaagtgaaaaatatttataaggaGACAAGATAGAGTAATAAAATGTGAGGAAATCATGTGTGTGAGTTTAACGTACAAAGTAATTTTCTTGTTTCTCGGTTTAGACAATGTTAAGTATTCGAAGGtctaattattttttctttttcactagaTGCTCAAAAAACATtgcttttatttttgttgttttagttaTAAAAGAGGAAGTTGAATTTAAACCTCAACTTTATTTAACGTTGAACTTGTAATAAAATATCCTGCACCATTAAAAACGTAATCTTTAACCCATTTAGGTATTTGTATCTACCAATTAACTCTTCATCTTGATTATCTATTGACCCAAAGATTCTGTTAGAAAAACATAGCCTTTCTTTGGAAATATTGTATTGTTAGAATATGTAAAATTCTAGTTTTTTTTAAGGTTGGATTCATGGTTGTTGTTAATTACTTATCTtatatatggatttttttttttttgctgggtCACTATAACTTTTAGGTAATTTTTATGCTCAGTTTGggaacatgttttttttttttaatttcaatttggatTTCATCTATTATGTAAATGATAAGATTGTGATGCATATATTATGAGTAAATTAATTGAGACTCcatacaatatatattaaaaaaatataaaatatagatttgtcaaatttaataataatttaaaattttcaaaatcgtTACTAAATACACATCTAATAATTTCACAGATTTGAGAAATTATCATAAATATTACATTTCTAAATAGTTTAATACTCAATTTACTCTAACCTAGCTTATAAACGCTACCTTAAGATTTAGTTGGATCAGAGATTTTGAGGAGAGATTTCATTTATATCTAGGATTTTtgaaattctaaaatattttatttgattagaaaatatttataaaattttaaaaatatacataatgaatattttatattatttatttttaatagaattatctttcttttataattattttttaattcataaaaatctaataacttaattttttttaatttatacaacCTAAATAAAAAACACATTAGTTGCATTTGTTGTTCAGGCTTTACCCTGTTATTGTaattcacaaaaaataaaaattacttattgttgtttttttaataatcCTAAATAATGAActgatattaaaatttttatttcaaatttaaaaaactgtacttaaaattaaaatatatatacataactaaATTCGTTTTTAAATTTCAAAGTTATCTTTATACGTGTCTAAAAATAtagtatcaaattttaaaaaaaaaatttatatctaAATGAAGAACgaatattatttgtttaaaattacttatattaaattttcatatatctTAAATCACgaatggaaattaaattttgtattttaaaaataatatatatatcaaatttaaaagtttttttttacataaacaggtttaaaaatatttaatttattcatttaaattgtttttaaaaggAAACATGATAtccaaatttttcaaaatattatctACTTACTTaacctttaaatattttcaataaggTAATTAACAAACtatatatcaaatttaaaattaacaaaattatcttaaaattaaacatatacCTAGTCAGTTtcatttgaaatttcaaaactaTCTTTTTcttatctaaaaaaaattcaatatcaaatttaaaattttaaaaataattttttatatcctAAATAATGagcatatattaattatttttaaattacaatatattatttacaattcgtcaattttaacctttttttttaattctgaaataatatatttaaaatcatttCTCATTATAgaaaagattataaaatgatttaacatattttaatttatacatgTGTACATATAATCAGCTTGTGTAGTGCATGGGTAAACAACTAGTtaagatatattttatttatattatactaGAGAGCTCAGAATGATTGGTTCAAAACCTGCAAAGTTCTGCATGAGCTCAGACTCTCTGTTGCCAAACATACTTCTGATatgtgtttaaaatttaagagCTGAAACAACATTGTTCTTCCAAAATAAGGATGGTTCTTTCATATTATCCACAACTGATTGAAAGAACCAATTCCAGAAAACAACTGTTTATTGCATAAAAGTTGAGCTTATCTGTTGTTGATGAGCACACGAATCTTTTTAAGCCACCttatgttttcttcaccttcacCGGTGGTAGGGAGAAGAATTGCCGGAAAACCCACCCAGCTAATGTAGCTCCGATGAATGGACAGATCCAATAAATGTAAAAGTGATCCCATGTGTCATGCTGGTTGTGTACATATGCCCAACCGAAGGCCTGCAATATGATTCACAACTCCAAATGCATTACGGGTTTATAACAATGTCTTCACCCGTAATAAGATTTACCAACTTATGAAATTTAAAGAATCCATAAGTGAGGAAACACATACATGATAGTATGATCTATATTTATACACACACAAACACATTAGCGTAGAACTCTATTGAATAGGAAGTGTCATCAGGACTCTAAGGAGACAATGCAATAGGAGGACCCTCTAAATGcatacaaaaactaaaaaaaagaatTGAACATGCTCGTATTGGGCACGTACTGGTATCTAGCCCTCGTATCTAAGTCTAAGTAACATTGATCAAATCTTTGCCCATAAGGCCAAATTTCAGTGACAACTGTCCTTGAGTGACCAGCCAAAGAAGCACTGTGTAAAAGCTCCCTACCTAATCGGAATGCAAAACTGGAAACACGAGGCAGCAGTGATGGTCTATGTTACTCTAACTCTTCTTTTTTCTTGAAGAACCCACGTCCGACACATACGGAGATATGATCTTAGAGGCCCTCAATATTAATAGAAATCTAGGGAAAGAAAAATGAACATATTCGTGTTGGACACACATAACCTATGTTGctactctttatttttctttaactaTGTCCAATATCCATGTCCGATCCATATCCAAATATAGGCAAGTTAGACACAATTCAAAGTAGAATACCATATGGAAATGGAAAGGGCAAAACTTACAAATGCAGGATTCATGGAAGGTCCAGTGTAAGCAGAGCCAAACGTTACTAATGTTACGATCACAA
This region includes:
- the LOC107937027 gene encoding apyrase 2-like isoform X1, with the translated sequence MIKRSMARHDSISDKIHKYRGVLLVISIPIVLITFFLYVMPGKSASDAAVLEEIELNSRRVGANSRGNRNYAVIFDAGSSGSRVHVYCFDQILDLVPIGSDLELFEQLKPGLSYYAKDPQAAANSLTSLLDKAESVVPLDLRSKTPVRVGATAGLRALGGEASDKILQSVRELLKSRSTLKSEANGVKILDGSQEGSYEWVTINYLLGNLGRTYQDTVGIVDLGGGSVQMAYAISENAASRAPSVPAGQDNYVNEMYLKGSKYYLYVHSYLHYGLLAARAEILKATEDSGNPCILEGFDGTYKYGGEEYKASAPSSGSSMEECRRVTLKALKVNDSCTHMKCTFGGIWNGGGGDGQKNLFVASFFFDRAAEAGFIKASDPVAKVQPHSFADAAKRACQTKYADAKAIYKDLGESNLAYICMDLVYQYTLLVDGFGLDPYQDVSLVKKVKYRNSFVEAAWPLGSAIEAVSAMK